Proteins encoded together in one Salarchaeum sp. JOR-1 window:
- a CDS encoding DUF5788 family protein, producing the protein MKPYERKQLLERVEREGATVGASIPDAIEVQGEPFELRSFVFEVKDAEAGERERVQEAKKLLRRERLERLERLEEGDISFAEGEELANAIVGLDRALNALESLGSRSVEQEMEVQERMDTKRWYSFLSEALGWDDDRGIRR; encoded by the coding sequence ATGAAGCCGTACGAGCGCAAGCAACTCCTCGAACGCGTGGAGCGGGAGGGCGCGACCGTCGGGGCGTCCATTCCCGACGCGATCGAGGTGCAGGGCGAACCCTTCGAGCTGCGGTCGTTCGTGTTCGAAGTGAAGGACGCGGAGGCGGGGGAGCGCGAGCGCGTGCAGGAGGCGAAGAAACTCCTGCGCCGGGAGCGCCTCGAACGCCTCGAACGCCTGGAGGAGGGCGACATCTCCTTCGCGGAGGGCGAGGAGTTGGCGAACGCCATCGTGGGACTCGACAGGGCGCTGAACGCGCTGGAGTCGCTCGGGTCGCGGAGCGTCGAGCAGGAGATGGAGGTGCAGGAGCGCATGGACACGAAGCGCTGGTACTCCTTCCTCTCCGAGGCGCTGGGCTGGGACGACGACCGGGGGATTCGTCGATGA
- a CDS encoding DUF5615 family PIN-like protein — protein MTPDDTRLMLDVMCGDLARLLRMCGYDAAYAPERGLLEDPDIADAARRENRVLVTRDTDFAGSYGESVLLDSVDTDEQLDELREAGLELELTDGARCSQCNGKLATTTERPDHAPDGVERVWKCTDCGQFYWQGSHWRRVEERL, from the coding sequence ATGACGCCCGACGACACCCGCCTGATGCTGGACGTGATGTGCGGCGACCTCGCGCGCCTCCTCCGGATGTGCGGGTACGACGCCGCGTACGCGCCCGAACGCGGCCTCCTCGAAGACCCAGACATCGCCGACGCCGCGCGCCGAGAGAACCGCGTGCTCGTCACCCGAGACACGGACTTCGCCGGGTCGTACGGCGAGAGCGTCCTCCTCGACAGCGTGGACACGGACGAACAGCTCGACGAACTCCGCGAGGCCGGTCTGGAACTCGAGCTCACCGACGGCGCGCGGTGCTCACAGTGCAACGGAAAGCTCGCGACGACCACCGAGCGCCCCGACCACGCGCCCGACGGCGTCGAGCGGGTCTGGAAGTGCACGGACTGCGGGCAGTTCTACTGGCAGGGCAGTCACTGGCGGCGCGTCGAAGAACGGCTCTAG
- the polX gene encoding DNA polymerase/3'-5' exonuclease PolX produces the protein MSRNAEVAQRLEEYADLLEAQDVGYKPTTYRRAASNVRDHPDAIEDLVADGRDAVEEIDGVGEAIASKIVEYVETGSIEELEEEREELPVDMAALTRVEGVGPKTVGKLYDALGIRDLDDLQRAAENGEIREVEGFGAKTEENIREHIAFARQAGERDLLGDGRPVADDIVSFLEGRSDVERAEVAGSTRRWRETIGDIDVLAASDAGEDVGEALTEWERADETIEVGPTKTSVRSDGLRVDLRVVTPSEFGAALQYFTGSKDHNITLRNHAIGQEKKVNEYGVFDISDVDDPDAGQRVGDLLASETEEDVYDALGCAWIPPELREGRGEVAAAADDALPALVAEGDVRGDLHTHTEWSDGANAIAEMLAAAEERGYDYYAITDHGEGPGVFGDSGLSGSDLREQMDEIEGVRDDYDLTVLHGVEANVDADGNVADVPDDVLAELDIVVASPHSGLGDGGGDQTDRLVAAVEHEHVDVLGHPSGRLINDRPAMEFDPERLGEAAAATATALEVNANYHRLDLWGSAVKTVIDAGATVVVNTDAHSPSELDQLEYGVHTARRGWAEPDDVLNTWTTDDVLEFLE, from the coding sequence ATGAGCCGGAACGCCGAGGTCGCACAACGCCTGGAGGAGTACGCGGACCTCCTGGAGGCCCAGGACGTGGGGTACAAGCCGACGACGTACCGGCGCGCCGCCTCGAACGTCCGCGACCACCCGGACGCCATCGAAGACCTCGTCGCGGACGGCCGGGACGCCGTCGAGGAGATAGACGGCGTCGGCGAGGCCATCGCGTCGAAGATCGTGGAGTACGTCGAGACCGGGAGCATCGAGGAACTCGAAGAAGAGCGGGAGGAACTCCCCGTGGACATGGCGGCGCTCACGCGCGTGGAGGGCGTCGGCCCGAAGACCGTCGGGAAGCTCTACGACGCGCTGGGAATCCGGGACTTAGACGACCTCCAGCGGGCGGCGGAGAACGGCGAGATTCGGGAGGTCGAGGGGTTCGGCGCGAAGACGGAGGAGAACATCCGCGAGCACATCGCGTTCGCGCGGCAGGCGGGCGAGCGCGACCTCCTCGGGGACGGCCGGCCCGTCGCGGACGACATCGTCTCGTTCCTCGAAGGCCGCTCGGACGTGGAGCGCGCGGAGGTCGCGGGGTCGACGCGGCGGTGGCGCGAAACCATCGGGGACATCGACGTGCTCGCGGCGAGCGACGCCGGCGAGGACGTGGGTGAGGCGCTCACCGAGTGGGAGCGCGCGGACGAGACCATCGAGGTCGGGCCGACGAAGACCAGCGTGCGAAGCGACGGCCTGCGCGTCGACCTCCGGGTCGTGACGCCGAGCGAGTTCGGCGCGGCGCTCCAGTACTTCACGGGGTCGAAAGACCACAACATCACGCTCCGCAACCACGCCATCGGCCAGGAGAAGAAGGTGAACGAGTACGGCGTGTTCGACATCTCGGACGTGGACGACCCGGACGCCGGCCAGCGCGTCGGCGACCTGCTCGCGAGCGAGACTGAAGAGGACGTGTACGACGCGCTCGGCTGCGCGTGGATTCCGCCCGAACTCCGCGAGGGCCGGGGCGAAGTCGCGGCCGCGGCTGACGACGCCCTCCCAGCCCTCGTGGCGGAGGGCGACGTTCGCGGCGACCTGCACACCCACACCGAGTGGTCGGACGGCGCGAACGCCATCGCCGAGATGCTGGCGGCGGCCGAAGAACGCGGCTACGACTACTACGCCATCACGGATCACGGCGAGGGCCCGGGCGTGTTCGGGGACTCGGGGCTCTCCGGGAGCGACCTCCGCGAGCAGATGGACGAAATCGAGGGCGTGCGCGACGACTACGACCTCACCGTCCTGCACGGCGTGGAGGCGAACGTGGACGCGGACGGGAACGTCGCGGACGTCCCGGACGACGTGCTCGCGGAACTGGACATCGTCGTCGCGAGCCCGCACTCCGGACTCGGCGACGGCGGCGGCGACCAGACCGACCGCCTCGTCGCGGCCGTCGAACACGAGCACGTGGACGTGCTCGGCCACCCATCGGGCCGCCTCATCAACGACCGGCCCGCGATGGAGTTCGACCCCGAACGCCTCGGGGAAGCCGCGGCGGCGACAGCGACCGCGCTGGAGGTGAACGCGAACTACCACCGCCTCGACCTCTGGGGGAGCGCGGTCAAAACCGTGATCGACGCGGGTGCGACGGTCGTGGTGAACACGGACGCGCACAGCCCGAGCGAGCTCGACCAGCTCGAGTACGGCGTCCACACCGCCCGCCGCGGCTGGGCGGAACCCGACGACGTGCTGAACACGTGGACGACGGACGACGTGCTGGAGTTCCTCGAATGA
- a CDS encoding DUF302 domain-containing protein, whose translation MSLPIDPSRVDPADIGEETATLHMDHADAVEHVREAFSDAGFGFPAEFSPSEMLNETVDADRDPYYVLGACNPAMADRALDASEKKIGGLFPCNVVVWQEEPGVQRVYHVSIMRIARLVGIAPDDEDWDDIVADTGEYVEDAMANLEAE comes from the coding sequence ATGTCGCTTCCTATCGACCCGTCGCGCGTCGACCCCGCGGACATCGGCGAGGAAACCGCGACCCTCCACATGGATCACGCGGACGCCGTCGAGCACGTCCGGGAGGCGTTCAGCGACGCCGGGTTCGGGTTCCCCGCGGAGTTCTCTCCCTCCGAGATGCTGAACGAGACGGTGGACGCCGACCGCGACCCCTACTACGTGCTCGGCGCGTGCAACCCCGCGATGGCCGACCGCGCGCTCGACGCGAGCGAGAAGAAAATCGGGGGACTGTTCCCGTGTAACGTCGTCGTCTGGCAGGAAGAACCGGGCGTCCAGCGGGTGTACCACGTCTCCATCATGCGCATCGCCCGGCTGGTCGGTATCGCGCCCGACGACGAGGACTGGGACGACATCGTCGCCGACACCGGCGAGTACGTCGAGGACGCGATGGCGAACCTAGAGGCCGAGTAG
- a CDS encoding CPBP family intramembrane glutamic endopeptidase, producing MSAAEPSSRFGLSPRARAVILTYALAVLAFGVGIVFLTAIALTYTATVGEISAVASLGMSLIALQGLAFPLVSLTYLHRRGLGIAFLNYAVPSLREVGQTVLTFIGTIALVIVAGLAIQTLGLEAASNSAAQTASANPEIVPLLILASLLLIGPGEELLFRGVIQGTLRKHFSAPAAILLASGAFAPLHITALVGDLQAGLVTIAVLFLPSLAFGYAYEKTDNLVVPALAHGLYDAFLFAMLYLATAYAPEAQSLLGL from the coding sequence ATGAGCGCCGCAGAACCCTCCTCCAGGTTTGGGTTGAGTCCGCGCGCTCGCGCGGTCATCCTCACGTACGCTCTCGCGGTTCTCGCGTTCGGCGTGGGTATCGTCTTCCTCACCGCTATCGCGCTCACGTACACCGCCACGGTCGGCGAGATATCCGCGGTCGCCTCGCTCGGCATGAGCCTCATCGCGCTCCAGGGGCTCGCGTTCCCCCTCGTCTCGCTGACCTACCTCCACCGCCGCGGCCTCGGCATAGCGTTCCTGAACTACGCCGTACCGTCGCTCCGGGAGGTCGGACAGACCGTTCTGACGTTCATCGGCACCATCGCCCTCGTCATCGTCGCCGGCCTCGCCATCCAGACGCTCGGCCTCGAAGCCGCGTCCAACAGCGCCGCCCAGACTGCGAGCGCGAACCCCGAAATCGTCCCCCTCCTGATTCTCGCGTCCCTCCTCCTCATCGGGCCCGGCGAGGAACTGCTGTTCCGCGGCGTCATCCAGGGCACGCTCCGGAAACACTTCTCCGCGCCCGCCGCCATCCTGCTCGCGAGCGGTGCGTTCGCTCCCCTCCACATCACCGCGCTCGTCGGCGACCTCCAGGCCGGACTCGTCACCATCGCCGTCCTGTTCCTCCCGAGCCTCGCGTTCGGATACGCGTACGAGAAGACCGACAACCTCGTCGTCCCCGCGCTCGCACACGGCCTCTACGACGCGTTCCTGTTCGCCATGCTCTACCTCGCGACGGCGTACGCGCCCGAGGCCCAGAGTCTACTCGGCCTCTAG
- a CDS encoding glycerate kinase, translating into MLRNRDALAATPAHALAVDCLDAGIEAARPERVVRDQIRLSDDALVVDGARYDLTGYDSVLVFGGGNAAGGIASALEAVLGDRLDGGLVVTDAPAATERVAVRAGDHPLPTERNAAATRDLLGRARDAADRTLVLAVVTGGASALLAAPAPGVSLDSLRTTTDRLLRSGAPIHDVNAVRKHLSAVKGGRLAAALAPATVVTLAVSDVVGNDLDAIGSGPTVPDTSTLADARRVLAEHDIDAPVEVRESLTAAAAETPGGPFEHVSTHVLADGWTALDAARAVAADAGYETHVHSATVTGSARAAARDHVALADRVRETGTPVSPPAVVLSAGECTVAVDDSGGRGGPNQEFALAAALDGAPGVLGAVDTDGIDGNTDAAGALVDADTVDDPDAAGAALDAHDAHSFLADRDALVRTGATGTNVNDLRVLVL; encoded by the coding sequence GTGCTCCGGAACCGGGACGCGCTCGCCGCGACGCCCGCGCACGCGCTCGCCGTCGACTGCCTCGACGCCGGTATCGAGGCCGCGCGGCCGGAGCGCGTCGTCCGCGACCAGATTCGCCTGAGCGACGACGCGCTCGTCGTCGACGGCGCCCGATACGACCTCACCGGGTACGACTCCGTTCTGGTGTTCGGCGGCGGGAACGCCGCCGGTGGCATCGCGAGCGCGCTCGAAGCCGTCCTCGGGGACCGCCTCGACGGCGGCCTCGTCGTCACGGACGCCCCCGCGGCCACCGAACGCGTCGCCGTCCGCGCTGGCGACCACCCGCTCCCCACCGAGCGGAACGCGGCGGCGACCCGCGACCTCCTCGGTCGCGCTCGCGACGCCGCCGACCGCACGCTCGTTCTCGCGGTCGTCACGGGCGGCGCGAGCGCGCTGCTCGCCGCGCCAGCGCCCGGCGTCTCGCTCGACTCCCTCCGGACCACCACCGACCGCCTCCTCCGGAGCGGCGCGCCGATTCACGACGTGAACGCGGTGCGCAAGCACCTCTCCGCGGTGAAGGGCGGGCGGTTGGCCGCTGCGCTCGCGCCCGCCACCGTGGTGACGCTCGCGGTCAGCGACGTCGTCGGGAACGACCTCGACGCGATCGGGAGCGGGCCGACCGTTCCCGACACGTCCACGCTCGCGGACGCTCGCCGCGTCCTCGCCGAGCACGATATCGACGCGCCCGTCGAGGTCCGCGAATCCCTCACCGCGGCCGCGGCGGAGACCCCGGGCGGACCGTTCGAGCACGTGTCGACGCACGTGCTCGCCGACGGGTGGACGGCGCTCGACGCGGCCCGGGCGGTCGCTGCGGACGCCGGCTACGAGACGCACGTCCACTCGGCGACCGTCACGGGGTCGGCCCGGGCGGCCGCGCGCGACCACGTCGCGCTCGCTGACCGCGTCCGCGAGACGGGGACACCGGTCTCGCCGCCCGCAGTCGTTCTGTCCGCGGGCGAGTGCACGGTCGCCGTCGACGACTCCGGCGGCCGCGGCGGCCCGAACCAGGAGTTCGCGCTCGCCGCCGCGCTCGACGGAGCGCCGGGCGTGCTCGGCGCGGTCGACACGGACGGGATTGACGGCAACACGGACGCGGCGGGCGCGCTCGTCGACGCGGACACCGTAGACGACCCCGACGCGGCGGGCGCGGCGCTCGACGCCCACGACGCCCACTCGTTCCTCGCCGACCGGGACGCCCTCGTGCGGACGGGCGCGACGGGTACGAACGTGAACGACCTCCGCGTGCTCGTCCTCTAG
- a CDS encoding DUF5789 family protein: protein MADDEEDEGPAVELGEGEPVEGAPLARVSARLTWGLEKSEIARREGETAIRTPDGPRELAGVLDEVDSTYFSSRNDFETAVRGVVGTGVVPTTEE from the coding sequence ATGGCTGACGACGAGGAAGACGAGGGGCCCGCGGTCGAACTCGGCGAGGGCGAACCCGTCGAGGGCGCGCCGCTCGCCCGCGTGTCCGCGCGGCTCACCTGGGGGTTGGAGAAGAGCGAAATCGCCCGCCGAGAGGGTGAAACCGCGATTCGGACGCCGGACGGCCCGCGCGAACTCGCGGGCGTCCTGGACGAGGTCGATTCGACGTACTTCTCCTCGCGCAACGACTTCGAGACCGCCGTTCGGGGCGTCGTCGGGACGGGCGTCGTGCCGACCACAGAAGAGTAG
- a CDS encoding SDR family oxidoreductase, whose amino-acid sequence MTKVVLITGASSGIGRATAELFLDEEWTVYATARDTDDVADLAERDGCEARELDVTKPAQCKNAVDDVVETEGRLDCLVNNAGFGQMGALEDLSTRKLHRQFDVNVYGPHRLVRAALPHMREREDGTIVNVSSVSGRVSTPGMGAYSGSKFALEAMSDALRGEVEAFDIDVCVVEPGPVDTGFGERATAELHDVDATGVYDHVYSLYEDYVLVSGAGASDPSEVADCIVDAAVSPDPPARYPVGRAGRLGVLARFLPDRLRDKAFAVVSKFA is encoded by the coding sequence ATGACGAAGGTCGTTCTCATCACGGGCGCGTCCTCGGGGATCGGGCGCGCGACCGCCGAGTTGTTCCTCGACGAGGAGTGGACGGTGTACGCGACGGCGCGCGACACCGACGACGTGGCCGACCTCGCGGAGCGCGACGGCTGTGAGGCCCGCGAGCTGGACGTGACGAAGCCCGCGCAGTGCAAGAACGCCGTGGACGACGTGGTCGAAACCGAGGGGCGACTCGACTGTCTCGTGAACAACGCCGGATTCGGGCAGATGGGCGCGCTCGAAGACCTCTCGACGCGGAAGCTCCACCGGCAGTTCGACGTGAACGTCTACGGCCCCCACCGGCTGGTTCGGGCGGCGCTCCCGCACATGCGCGAGCGCGAGGACGGCACCATCGTGAACGTCTCCTCGGTCTCGGGCCGCGTCAGCACGCCCGGAATGGGAGCGTACTCGGGCTCTAAGTTCGCGCTGGAGGCGATGAGCGACGCGCTCCGCGGGGAGGTCGAGGCGTTCGACATCGACGTCTGCGTCGTGGAACCCGGGCCCGTGGACACCGGGTTCGGCGAGCGCGCGACCGCGGAACTCCACGACGTCGACGCGACGGGCGTCTACGACCACGTGTACTCGCTGTACGAGGACTACGTGCTCGTCAGCGGCGCGGGCGCGAGCGACCCGAGCGAGGTCGCGGACTGCATCGTGGACGCCGCCGTCAGCCCGGATCCGCCCGCGCGCTACCCCGTCGGGCGCGCCGGCCGCCTCGGCGTCCTCGCGCGCTTCCTTCCCGACCGCCTCCGCGACAAGGCGTTCGCGGTCGTGTCGAAGTTCGCGTAA
- a CDS encoding rhomboid family intramembrane serine protease, translated as MARCDRCGEEEGMPYQCRLCGGTFCSEHRLPENHDCPGLEGWNDPNGVFDSGFDDSVSSSSSKSSVLGLDTGPGGVLAYFRGNATYILLGLMWLMFLVQYAVAPYVLGIEQGTRAWLDLFTLNTSHPLYVWTWVTSVFAHGGLTHIVFNSIVLYFFGPVVERRIGSKKFVALFLVSGALAGLAQVGAALAVSAPAAVLGASGAIAALMGVLTVLNPNLRILLYFVIPMPLWVATLLFAGYSVLMSGVGGIGAGGVAQLAHLAGLALGLLYGVKLKRDGERAPQELRFGGGGGGGLGGRRRR; from the coding sequence ATGGCTCGGTGTGACCGGTGCGGAGAGGAAGAGGGGATGCCGTACCAGTGTCGGCTCTGCGGCGGCACGTTCTGCTCGGAGCACCGGCTCCCGGAGAACCACGACTGTCCCGGACTGGAGGGCTGGAACGACCCGAACGGGGTGTTCGATTCGGGGTTCGACGACAGCGTGAGTTCGTCGTCATCGAAGTCGTCCGTGCTCGGTCTGGATACGGGGCCGGGCGGCGTGCTGGCGTACTTCCGGGGGAACGCGACGTACATCCTGCTTGGCCTGATGTGGTTGATGTTCCTCGTGCAGTACGCGGTCGCGCCGTACGTCCTCGGTATCGAGCAGGGGACACGGGCGTGGCTGGACTTGTTCACGCTGAACACGTCGCATCCGCTGTACGTCTGGACGTGGGTGACGTCGGTGTTCGCGCACGGCGGCCTGACGCACATCGTCTTCAACAGCATCGTCCTGTACTTCTTCGGCCCCGTGGTGGAGCGCCGTATCGGCTCGAAGAAGTTCGTGGCGCTGTTCCTCGTTTCGGGCGCGCTCGCGGGTCTCGCACAGGTCGGGGCGGCCCTCGCGGTGTCGGCTCCCGCCGCCGTTCTCGGCGCGAGCGGCGCTATCGCCGCGCTGATGGGCGTGCTCACGGTCTTGAATCCGAACCTCCGAATCCTGCTCTACTTCGTGATTCCGATGCCGCTCTGGGTCGCGACCCTGCTGTTCGCGGGGTACTCGGTGCTGATGAGTGGTGTGGGCGGTATCGGCGCGGGCGGCGTCGCGCAGCTCGCGCACCTCGCGGGACTCGCGCTCGGACTGCTCTACGGCGTGAAGCTCAAACGCGATGGGGAGCGCGCGCCGCAGGAACTCCGGTTCGGCGGCGGGGGCGGCGGTGGGCTGGGCGGTCGACGGCGGCGATAA
- the nreA gene encoding DNA repair protein NreA translates to MRLDEYIDDLSPDEDARRRQLAGEKSYEILDYVEGAKERFESVKSGDSLYGATAPSVFVGRSSYPNVSAGILSPVGDEEDAENFATSGNWYDRGLGVENVLQYRTGLLNSRRSADVNVDDVWDGFVGVQREVALADRSVNVELGLSDTPQFDPDAFANPAANAPTGPNATAESADLAENPHVPRAVEKTLEDDDWQAQGAMTYLYRRGLDVYDINRVLSVGGLGQGENRRLVPTRWSITAVDDTVGQFLRGQIRDERSIDAVEVHVNEYMGNRYWVVLAPGTWEFELVEMKSPGSIWNPDPQGDLWMASASEGYEGRTGYVEETAGAYYAARLGVLEHLRDRGRQAKALVLREVSDDYWAPVGVWQVRESVRNAFDPDTSYLDQPDDHGEAETFHDAVREITPHLPVSLNALRRKSTMISGVQADLSSFS, encoded by the coding sequence ATGCGTCTCGACGAGTACATCGATGACCTCTCCCCCGACGAGGACGCGCGCCGCCGCCAGCTCGCGGGCGAGAAGTCCTACGAGATCCTGGACTACGTCGAGGGCGCGAAGGAACGCTTCGAGTCGGTGAAGTCCGGGGACTCGCTGTACGGCGCGACCGCGCCGTCGGTGTTCGTCGGGCGCTCCTCGTATCCGAACGTCTCCGCGGGCATCCTCTCACCCGTGGGCGACGAGGAGGACGCCGAGAACTTCGCGACGAGCGGGAACTGGTACGACCGCGGACTCGGCGTCGAGAACGTCCTCCAGTACCGGACTGGCTTATTGAACTCGCGGCGCTCCGCGGACGTGAACGTCGACGACGTCTGGGACGGCTTCGTCGGCGTGCAGCGCGAGGTCGCGCTCGCCGACCGCTCAGTGAACGTCGAACTCGGTCTCTCCGACACGCCCCAGTTCGACCCGGACGCGTTCGCGAACCCCGCCGCGAACGCCCCAACCGGCCCGAACGCGACCGCCGAATCCGCCGACCTCGCCGAGAACCCCCACGTCCCCCGCGCCGTCGAGAAGACGCTCGAAGACGACGACTGGCAGGCGCAGGGCGCGATGACCTACCTCTACCGCCGTGGCCTCGACGTGTACGACATCAACCGCGTGCTCTCCGTCGGCGGACTGGGGCAGGGCGAGAACCGCCGGCTCGTCCCCACGCGCTGGTCCATCACGGCCGTCGACGACACCGTCGGCCAGTTCCTCCGCGGACAGATTCGGGACGAACGCAGCATCGACGCCGTCGAAGTCCACGTGAACGAGTACATGGGGAACCGGTACTGGGTCGTGCTCGCGCCCGGCACCTGGGAGTTCGAACTGGTCGAGATGAAGTCCCCGGGAAGCATCTGGAACCCCGACCCCCAGGGCGACCTCTGGATGGCGAGCGCCTCGGAGGGCTACGAGGGCCGCACCGGCTACGTCGAGGAGACCGCGGGCGCGTACTACGCCGCCCGCCTCGGCGTCCTCGAACACCTCAGAGACCGGGGCCGGCAGGCGAAAGCACTCGTCCTCCGCGAAGTCAGCGACGACTACTGGGCCCCCGTCGGCGTCTGGCAGGTCCGCGAGAGCGTGCGCAACGCCTTCGACCCCGACACCTCCTACCTCGACCAGCCCGACGACCACGGCGAGGCCGAGACCTTCCACGACGCCGTCCGCGAAATCACGCCCCACCTCCCCGTCAGCCTGAACGCGCTCCGCCGGAAGTCCACGATGATCTCGGGAGTCCAGGCCGACCTCTCCTCGTTCTCGTAG
- a CDS encoding endonuclease V — MEVVSPEYVPDPSFSREEMEALQDDIAADAAFADDHGIDPDALRLTDTVEDEGDDDPDGGPVVVGVDQAFTDDESVSAVVAIQDGRVVARETGRAPLDLPYIPGLLAFREGRSILNALTSLDVPADLLVLDGSGRIHFRQAGIATHVGVVFDAPAVGVAKNLLCGTPRRSLDNYYQEGTRIPIEATDRVSAPDGTVIGHAYQSRQYPNPEKRHVNPLIVSPGHRVSAETTVDFVEALCAGYKLPEPTRLADADADRVK; from the coding sequence ATGGAGGTCGTCAGCCCGGAGTACGTCCCCGACCCGTCGTTCTCGCGCGAGGAGATGGAGGCCCTGCAGGACGACATCGCGGCGGACGCGGCGTTCGCGGACGACCACGGCATCGACCCCGACGCGCTCCGCCTCACCGACACCGTCGAGGACGAGGGCGACGACGACCCGGACGGCGGGCCGGTCGTCGTGGGCGTAGACCAGGCGTTCACCGACGACGAGTCCGTGAGCGCCGTCGTCGCCATTCAGGACGGCCGCGTGGTGGCGCGCGAGACGGGGCGCGCGCCGCTCGACCTCCCCTACATCCCGGGATTGCTCGCGTTCCGCGAGGGCCGCTCCATCCTGAACGCACTGACGTCGCTCGACGTGCCCGCGGATTTGCTCGTCCTGGACGGGAGCGGCCGCATCCACTTCCGGCAGGCCGGTATCGCCACGCACGTCGGCGTCGTCTTCGACGCGCCCGCGGTCGGCGTCGCGAAGAACCTCCTCTGCGGCACCCCTCGTCGCTCACTGGACAACTACTACCAGGAAGGCACGCGCATTCCCATCGAGGCGACCGACCGCGTGAGCGCGCCCGACGGAACCGTCATCGGGCACGCCTACCAGTCCCGGCAGTACCCGAACCCCGAGAAACGGCACGTCAACCCACTCATCGTCAGCCCCGGCCATCGCGTGAGCGCGGAGACGACCGTGGACTTCGTCGAAGCGCTCTGCGCGGGCTACAAGCTCCCGGAGCCGACGCGGCTCGCGGACGCCGACGCCGACCGGGTGAAATGA
- a CDS encoding preprotein translocase subunit TatA — protein MTALPAFVDGLPGGMELAIALVVFLVLMVVPFALLVAGGWYLLTRTSNDDERIADLEAEVAELKQRLDEEDDR, from the coding sequence ATGACCGCCCTCCCCGCGTTCGTTGACGGACTGCCCGGTGGCATGGAGCTCGCCATCGCCCTCGTGGTCTTCCTCGTGTTGATGGTGGTGCCGTTCGCCCTCCTCGTCGCCGGTGGCTGGTACCTCCTCACGCGAACCTCGAACGACGACGAGCGCATCGCCGACCTCGAAGCCGAGGTCGCAGAACTCAAACAGCGGCTCGACGAAGAGGACGACCGATGA